The Procambarus clarkii isolate CNS0578487 chromosome 66, FALCON_Pclarkii_2.0, whole genome shotgun sequence genome has a window encoding:
- the LOC123769213 gene encoding innexin inx2 codes for MVLVELLSGLSGLVKVKNCADIDSAVFKLHYRLTATLLFGFCLLVTANSLVGDPISCVHDAHPKMPDKVVNTYCWIHTTFTLPKYINKGYGRGTGVVYPGVGPHTPSDNLMYHAYYQWVPFVLFLQGLMFYAPHWLWRTWEGGKLESIVMGLSVPVMNRDERREKIYLLAEYLHSSIHYHNFYAIKFFLCELLNLGNSLFNMWFLNKFLGGTFLTYGIDVLYFTETNQDERTDPMIVVFPRVTKCNFNMYGPSGSIETHDLMCVLALNIINEKIYVFLWFWFVILAIISTLALIYRLLVFCVPAIRSGLLQKRARLRYKNGLDIITKKLQVGDFFLLYLLSKNVELVSFSSLMEELSSRLAKRPVHPDLEVSAPPQIPERYPLINENA; via the exons ATGGTGCTGGTGGAACTGCTGTCGGGGCTGAGCGGTCTAGTGAAGGTGAAGAACTGTGCAGACATCGACAGTGCCGTCTTCAAGCTTCACTACCGCCTTACAGCCACCTTGCTCTTCGGCTTCTGCCTCCTCGTCACCGCCAACAGCCTAGTCGGTGATCCTATAAG CTGTGTGCACGACGCCCACCCCAAGATGCCAGACAAGGTGGTCAACACCTACTGTTGGATACACACTACTTTCACCCTCCCCAAGTACATCAACAAGGGTTACGGTCGAG GTACAGGAGTAGTGTATCCAGGTGTGGGGCCTCACACACCGTCAGACAACCTCATGTATCACGCCTACTATCAGTGGGTGCCCTTTGTACTCTTTCTTCAG GGTCTGATGTTCTACGCACCGCATTGGTTATGGAGGACGTGGGAGGGAGGTAAGCTGGAGTCCATAGTGATGGGCCTCTCCGTACCAGTCATGAACAGAGACGAACGCCGAGAGAAGATATATCTCCTAGCCGAATACCTCCACTCCTCTATACACTACCACAACTTCTACGCCATCAAATTCTTCCTTTGTGAGCTGCTCAACTTAGGCAACTCGCTGTTCAATATGTGGTTTTTGAACAAGTTCCTGGGAGGGACATTCCTCACATACGGTATTGATGTGTTGTATTTCACGGAGACCAACCAGGATGAACGAACAGACCCGATGATTGTGGTTTTTCCCAGAGTGACCAAGTGTAACTTCAACATGTACGGTCCCTCAGGGTCTATCGAGACCCACGACCTCATGTGTGTCCTAGCCCTCAACATCATCAATGAGAAGATATACGTCTTCCTATGGTTCTGGTTCGTCATTCTGGCGATCATTAGCACCTTGGCGCTCATTTACCGACTTCTAGTGTTCTGTGTACCTGCTATCCGGTCAGGCCTCCTGCAGAAGAGGGCGAGACTCCGCTACAAGAATGGCCTCGACATTATTACAAAAAAACTTCAAGTGGGGGACTTCTTTTTGCTTTATCTTCTAAGCAAAAATGTGGAGCTCGTCTCCTTTAGTTCCCTGATGGAAGAGCTGTCGTCTCGCCTAGCAAAGAGACCCGTCCATCCGGACCTAGAAGTCTCGGCGCCACCCCAAATACCCGAACGTTACCCCCTTATAAATGAAAATGCGTGA